Genomic segment of Candidatus Methylomirabilota bacterium:
ATTCCGGGGTTCGATCTCGGGAACTCGCCCCTCGAGTTCACCGCCGACCGTGTGGCCGGCCGGGTCATCGTGCTCACTACCACCAACGGCACGAACACGATGCTGGCGGCGGCACCCGCCGCGGCCGGGGCGGTGGCCGCCCTGACCAATGCCGGCGCCGCCGCGCGCTGGGCGCTGGAGCGCGGCACCGACCTCACGCTCCTGTGCTCCGGAGAGCGTGGCGGCTTCTGCCTTGAAGACGCGGTGTGCGCGGGCTTCGTGGTCGATGCCCTCGCGTCGGATGGGGCGCGCGGGCTCCGCTTCACGGACGCCGCGGTGGCGGCGCGCCGCCTCGCCGACGCGTACGCGGGCCGTCTCGAGCACCTCATCCAGGACGCGGCGTGGGCGCGGCACCTCCACAAGGCGGGACGTGCGGAGGACTTCGCGGCGTGCCTGGCGCTCTCGTCGCTGGACCAGGTGCCCCGGCTCTCGAACGGGGCGATCGTGCCGGGGCCTGCGGACCCCG
This window contains:
- a CDS encoding 2-phosphosulfolactate phosphatase, which produces MHVHVALGPAEFVAAPLDGRAALVIDVLRATTSVVAACVAGCRSVIPVPDEAAARRVAGRFPPGECVLAGERGGDPIPGFDLGNSPLEFTADRVAGRVIVLTTTNGTNTMLAAAPAAAGAVAALTNAGAAARWALERGTDLTLLCSGERGGFCLEDAVCAGFVVDALASDGARGLRFTDAAVAARRLADAYAGRLEHLIQDAAWARHLHKAGRAEDFAACLALSSLDQVPRLSNGAIVPGPADPAAVDVRR